A window from Bubalus kerabau isolate K-KA32 ecotype Philippines breed swamp buffalo chromosome 5, PCC_UOA_SB_1v2, whole genome shotgun sequence encodes these proteins:
- the SLC22A11 gene encoding solute carrier family 22 member 11, with the protein MVFTELLEQAVGVGLFQALQILTFFFFSVWVPFQLVVENSSAAVPGHCCWAYLLDNGSGAPANLSPEALLPVSIPPGPNRGPHQCLRFHHPQWQLLDPNATATNWSEADTELCVDGWIYDHSTFTSTIVTEWDLVCEHQGLKPLGQSIYMAGAMVRCIVCGFLSHRFGRKRVLSWFCLLVAVTSISTVAAPSFPVYCGLQFLSTLGLSSILLTSTMLMVEWTMTSTRAVTMAILGSTYSISQMAMGGLAFALQDWRTLQLAMSVPFFITFLISWWLPESARWRIIVGKPDQALQELKKVAKINGHKEAQKTLTIEVLMSSMQEEVASAKSRQSVLDLFRLPVLHWRTCNLLVVNFFLTVSYYGIVLDLQNLGSNIFLFQVLFGAVDLLARAITTFLLRFFGHRTALADSLAGASLAILANTLVLQDLQTLRVVFAVLGKGCFGLSLTCIMIYKPELFPISLRIIAEGFLYSAAWLGSVMGPLIRMTCQVLPLLPPLSCGVIPIAAGLIVFLPETRGLPLPDTIQDLERQRSAAARGGQQEVVITESTWF; encoded by the exons atggtgttcacTGAGCTCTTGGAGCAGGCGGTGGGTGTGGGGCTCTTCCAGGCCCTCCAGATCCtcaccttcttcttcttctcggTCTGGGTGCCCTTCCAGTTAGTCGTGGAGAACTCTTCAGCCGCTGTCCCAGGCCATTGCTGCTGGGCTTACCTGCTGGACAATGGCTCCGGGGCCCCTGCCAACCTCAGCCCCGAGGCCCTCCTGCCTGTCTCCATTCCGCCGGGCCCCAACCGTGGGCCCCACCAGTGTCTCCGCTTCCACCACCCACAGTGGCAGCTCCTGGACCCCAACGCCACGGCCACCAACTGGAGCGAGGCCGACACGGAGCTGTGCGTGGATGGCTGGATCTACGACCACAGCACCTTCACCTCCACCATCGTGACTGAG TGGGACTTGGTGTGTGAGCACCAAGGCCTGAAGCCCCTAGGCCAGTCCATCTACATGGCTGGGGCCATGGTTAGATGCATCGTCTGTGGCTTCCTCTCCCACCG GTTTGGGCGGAAGCGAGTTCTGAGCTGGTTCTGCCTGCTGGTGGCCGTGACCAGCATCAGCACCGTCGCTGCCCCCAGTTTCCCCGTCTACTGTGGTCTCCAGTTTCTGAGCACTCTGGGGTTGTCCAGCATCCTCCTGACCTCCACGATGCTCA TGGTGGAGTGGACCATGACCAGCACAAGGGCCGTCACCATGGCGATCCTGGGGTCCACCTACAGCATCAGCCAGATGGCCATGGGTGGCCTGGCCTTTGCCCTGCAAGACTGGCGAACCCTCCAGCTGGCCATGTCAGTGCCTTTCTTTATCACCTTCCTGATATCCTG GTGGCTGCCAGAATCCGCCCGATGGAGGATTATCGTAGGCAAACCAGATCAAGCGCTTCAGGAACTCAAAAAGGTGGCCAAGATAAATGGCCACAAGGAAGCCCAGAAGACACTGACCATAGAG GTACTGATGTCCAGCATGCAGGAGGAGGTGGCCTCTGCGAAGTCCCGCCAGTCAGTGCTGGACCTGTTCCGCCTGCCCGTCCTCCACTGGAGAACCTGCAACCTGTTGGTGGTGAA CTTCTTCCTCACCGTCTCATACTACGGGATAGTCCTCGACCTGCAGAACCTGGGGAGCAACATCTTCCTCTTTCAGGTCCTCTTTGGAGCCGTGGACCTCCTGGCCCGGGCCATCACCACCTTCCTGCTCAGATTCTTCGGCCACCGCACGGCCCTGGCTGACTCCCTGGCTGGGGCCAGCCTCGCCATCTTGGCCAACACGCTGGTCCTGCAAG ACCTGCAGACCCTGCGTGTGGTCTTCGCTGTGCTGGGAAAGGGGTGTTTTGGCCTCAGCTTAACCTGCATCATGATTTACAAGCCAGAACTCTTCCCAATTTCACTGAG GATAATCGCAGAAGGCTTCCTGTACTCAGCAGCTTGGCTGGGGTCTGTGATGGGCCCGCTGATCAGGATGACCTGCCAGGTCCTGCCCCTGCTGCCCCCACTCTCCTGTGGTGTCATCCCCATCGCTGCCGGCCTCATTGTCTTCCTCCCGGAGACCCGTGGACTTCCACTCCCTGACACCATCCAGGACCTGGAGAGACA GAGGTCAGCAGCAGCCAGGGGAGGCCAGCAAGAGGTGGTCATTACAGAAAGCACCTGGTTCTAG